The Rhipicephalus microplus isolate Deutch F79 unplaced genomic scaffold, USDA_Rmic scaffold_39, whole genome shotgun sequence genome has a window encoding:
- the LOC142786930 gene encoding uncharacterized protein LOC142786930 isoform X1: MRSLRNPILLFVQLVAWFGTLPSRANPARANYSSPVLLAAPIWMNTPLRHLPLSDGGILSIVTWSTTLRATAATQEHIKTTEFSCSFSGHGGAATMRSLRNPILLFVQLVAWFGTLPSRANPARANYSSPVLLAAPIWMNTPLRHLPLSDGGILSIVTWSTTLRATAATQEHIKTTEFSCSFSGHGGAATMRSLRNPILLFVQLVAWFGTLPSRANPARANYSSPVLLAAPIWMNTPLRHLPLSDGGILSIVTWSTTLRATAATQEHIKTTEFSCSFSGHGGAATMRSLRNPILLFVQSLQTSTLPSDWKTGKVVPVHKSAI, from the exons atgcggtcgctcagaaatccgattttgctttttgtgcagttAGTCGCCTGGTTTGGAACATTACCATCGCGTGCGAATCCAGCGCGTGCCAACTACTCTTCACCGGTGTTGCTGGCGGCCCCGATCTGGATGAACACGCCCCTGCGTCATCTGCCACTATCTGACGGTGGCATCCTTTCCATCGTCACCTGGTCCACAACACTGCGGGCGACTGCAGCGACGCAAGAGCATATAAAGACCACGGAATTCTCCtgttccttcagtgggcacggtggagcggcaacgatgcggtcgctcagaaatccgattttgctttttgtgcagttAGTCGCCTGGTTTGGAACATTACCATCGCGTGCGAATCCAGCGCGTGCCAACTACTCTTCACCGGTGTTGCTGGCGGCCCCGATCTGGATGAACACGCCCCTGCGTCATCTGCCACTATCTGACGGTGGCATCCTTTCCATCGTCACCTGGTCCACAACACTGCGGGCGACTGCAGCGACGCAAGAGCATATAAAGACCACGGAATTCTCCtgttccttcagtgggcacggtggagcggcaacgatgcggtcgctcagaaatccgattttgctttttgtgcagttAGTCGCCTGGTTTGGAACATTACCATCGCGTGCGAATCCAGCGCGTGCCAACTACTCTTCACCGGTGTTGCTGGCGGCCCCGATCTGGATGAACACGCCCCTGCGTCATCTGCCACTATCTGACGGTGGCATCCTTTCCATCGTCACCTGGTCCACAACACTGCGGGCGACTGCAGCGACGCAAGAGCATATAAAGACCACGGAATTCTCCtgttccttcagtgggcacggtggagcggcaacgatgcggtcgctcagaaatccgattttgctttttgtgcag TCATTACAGACGTCCACACTGCCATCTGACTGGAAGACTGGGAAGGTGGTCCCTGTGCATAAATCTG CCATTTGA
- the LOC142786930 gene encoding uncharacterized protein LOC142786930 isoform X2, with protein sequence MRSLRNPILLFVQLVAWFGTLPSRANPARANYSSPVLLAAPIWMNTPLRHLPLSDGGILSIVTWSTTLRATAATQEHIKTTEFSCSFSGHGGAATMRSLRNPILLFVQLVAWFGTLPSRANPARANYSSPVLLAAPIWMNTPLRHLPLSDGGILSIVTWSTTLRATAATQEHIKTTEFSCSFSGHGGAATMRSLRNPILLFVQLVAWFGTLPSRANPARANYSSPVLLAAPIWMNTPLRHLPLSDGGILSIVTWSTTLRATAATQEHIKTTEFSCSFSGHGGAATMRSLRNPILLFVQPFEGRPVSSTSLHITKDGSSL encoded by the exons atgcggtcgctcagaaatccgattttgctttttgtgcagttAGTCGCCTGGTTTGGAACATTACCATCGCGTGCGAATCCAGCGCGTGCCAACTACTCTTCACCGGTGTTGCTGGCGGCCCCGATCTGGATGAACACGCCCCTGCGTCATCTGCCACTATCTGACGGTGGCATCCTTTCCATCGTCACCTGGTCCACAACACTGCGGGCGACTGCAGCGACGCAAGAGCATATAAAGACCACGGAATTCTCCtgttccttcagtgggcacggtggagcggcaacgatgcggtcgctcagaaatccgattttgctttttgtgcagttAGTCGCCTGGTTTGGAACATTACCATCGCGTGCGAATCCAGCGCGTGCCAACTACTCTTCACCGGTGTTGCTGGCGGCCCCGATCTGGATGAACACGCCCCTGCGTCATCTGCCACTATCTGACGGTGGCATCCTTTCCATCGTCACCTGGTCCACAACACTGCGGGCGACTGCAGCGACGCAAGAGCATATAAAGACCACGGAATTCTCCtgttccttcagtgggcacggtggagcggcaacgatgcggtcgctcagaaatccgattttgctttttgtgcagttAGTCGCCTGGTTTGGAACATTACCATCGCGTGCGAATCCAGCGCGTGCCAACTACTCTTCACCGGTGTTGCTGGCGGCCCCGATCTGGATGAACACGCCCCTGCGTCATCTGCCACTATCTGACGGTGGCATCCTTTCCATCGTCACCTGGTCCACAACACTGCGGGCGACTGCAGCGACGCAAGAGCATATAAAGACCACGGAATTCTCCtgttccttcagtgggcacggtggagcggcaacgatgcggtcgctcagaaatccgattttgctttttgtgcag CCATTTGAAGGACGCCCTGTTTCATCCACCTCGCTTCATATCACCAAGGATGGATCATCGCTTTAA